In the Euphorbia lathyris chromosome 5, ddEupLath1.1, whole genome shotgun sequence genome, one interval contains:
- the LOC136230800 gene encoding CASP-like protein 1C1: protein MELISKCKAKKICLILLRMIAFGSTVAAAVVMATSHQTVAVAPGVSVQVKFSDAPALKYFVIAQSLVSVYGFLVLFVPSEGLLRRSILASDMVFIMLLSSSISAALAVSEVGKKGNPLAGWRPICGMVPKYCDQVRAALIVGFIGLFSYTITLITSICTILSPPPLPKT, encoded by the exons ATGGAATTAATTTCAAAGtgcaaagcaaagaaaatatgtttaatTTTGTTGAGAATGATTGCCTTTGGCTCAACAGTAGCAGCTGCAGTTGTGATGGCTACTAGCCATCAAACTGTTGCAGTGGCTCCTGGTGTCTCTGTTCAAGTTAAGTTCAGTGATGCACCTGCACTCAA GTATTTTGTGATTGCACAATCACTTGTGAGTGTTTATGGCTTCCTGGTTCTGTTTGTACCTTCTGAGGGTTTGCTACGCCGATCAATTTTGGCCTCCGATATG GTATTTATAATGTTGCTTAGTTCAAGCATATCAGCAGCTTTGGCAGTATCAGAAGTAGGGAAGAAAGGAAATCCACTTGCTGGATGGAGACCAATTTGTGGAATGGTCCCTAAATATTGCGACCAAGTTAGAGCTGCTTTGATTGTTGGCTTTATTGGTCTCTTTAGTTATACCATTACCCTCATTACTTCTATTTGCACTATCCTTagtcctcctcctcttcctaaAACCTAG